A DNA window from Pseudomonas resinovorans NBRC 106553 contains the following coding sequences:
- a CDS encoding HlyD family secretion protein, with amino-acid sequence MTPDQRFARRVQAAIVLFVLLFAYFLAADLWMPITPQAQLTRPVLRIAPRVDGQVLDVAVANNQHVEAGQLLFRLDPEPFRLAVHSAELALEQAGQDNSQLDAAIAAARAEQAAAQASATELQREAARLGRLVQSQHVSRQLYEQTESRRQAAQAKLAAAGARIRELSAQRGADGADNLRLRQARNALEQARLQLGYSEVRAERGGTLSNLQLSSGAFLHAGNPVAALVADEADISADFREKALRYVRLEDGASVVFDALPGHIFDARVTAIDAGVKEGQLDANGDLAAPAVSDRWVRDAQRQRLHVSLTEALPLVLPSGAKATVQLYPRDSRLADLFGRLQIAVISILHYVY; translated from the coding sequence ATGACTCCGGATCAAAGATTCGCCCGTCGGGTCCAGGCGGCCATCGTCCTGTTCGTCCTGCTGTTCGCCTACTTCCTCGCGGCCGACCTGTGGATGCCCATCACGCCCCAGGCCCAGCTGACCCGCCCGGTGCTGCGCATCGCCCCGCGTGTGGATGGCCAGGTGCTGGACGTCGCCGTGGCCAACAACCAGCACGTCGAGGCTGGCCAGTTGCTGTTCCGTCTCGACCCGGAACCCTTCCGCCTGGCCGTGCATTCGGCCGAGCTGGCGCTGGAGCAGGCCGGGCAGGACAACAGCCAGCTCGACGCCGCCATCGCCGCCGCCCGCGCCGAGCAGGCCGCCGCCCAGGCTTCGGCCACCGAGCTGCAGCGCGAGGCCGCGCGCCTTGGCCGCTTGGTGCAGAGCCAGCACGTGTCACGCCAGCTCTATGAGCAGACCGAATCCCGGCGCCAGGCTGCCCAGGCCAAGCTGGCCGCGGCGGGCGCACGGATTCGCGAGTTGTCCGCCCAGCGCGGCGCCGATGGCGCCGACAACCTGCGCCTGCGCCAGGCCCGCAACGCCCTGGAGCAGGCGCGCCTGCAACTGGGCTACAGCGAAGTGCGCGCCGAACGGGGCGGCACCCTGAGCAACCTGCAACTCTCCAGCGGCGCCTTCCTGCACGCCGGCAACCCGGTTGCCGCCCTGGTGGCGGACGAGGCGGACATCAGCGCCGACTTCCGCGAGAAGGCGCTGCGCTACGTGCGCCTGGAGGACGGCGCCTCGGTGGTGTTCGATGCCTTGCCCGGGCACATCTTCGACGCGCGGGTGACGGCCATCGACGCCGGGGTCAAGGAGGGCCAGCTGGACGCCAACGGCGACCTGGCCGCGCCAGCGGTGTCCGACCGCTGGGTGCGCGACGCCCAGCGCCAGCGCCTCCACGTCAGTCTCACGGAGGCCCTGCCCCTGGTGCTGCCCAGCGGCGCCAAGGCCACCGTCCAGCTGTATCCGCGCGACTCGCGCCTGGCGGACCTGTTCGGCCGCCTGCAGATCGCCGTGATCAGCATCCTGCACTACGTCTATTGA